The region GTTTAATAAATACATGAGGAAACTAAGCTACACgtaaattatgaattatgaaattctataaaaattattcaGACCAAACAACAACTATGCGCTTATGCGTGTATGCTCGTGTGTGGCTGTCATGTCGTACATGGGGCTTGCAtaatgcatatgtatgtgtgtatgtatgtatatgcttttttgtttgtatgtatgtatataggaaATGCTTTCAATCATCAACTGCTTCTCAAATGCTTGTCTGTGGCTCACTGTCAGCTGTGTCTTCACATCACATATCGTAACCGACGTCGATCTCGATCTCGATCTAGGGATCCGCGATCTGTGATCTGCATTAGCATTCCGCATCTCCTTATCTTATCTGGATCAATATTATAATGTTACTGGTTGCATGTCCTCCCATCGTACGCGGGATCATCTGTTCGCTTtgttaaacaaataaaagttcTTTGGGCTTTGCTTGTTTGTTGGTTCTATCATCGTTTGCTCttaaattttcttttgtttttgatcAATGCTGGTGGGTTGTTGTGCTCCCGCGCTGCTCTTTAATACCGTTACGGTGTTCCCTGCTAACGCCCCCCATCTGCTccacgtcgtcgtcgtcgtccatGTCCACCTCCTCCACATGTCCCGGCAATGGCTTAGTACAGTCCACAGCCGCGCAGGTTGTTTGCTATGATGACATCGGTGACGGCATCGAACACAAACTGAATGTTGTTGGTATCTGTGGCACACGTCATGTGGCAGTAGATTTCTTTTGAGGTTGATTTGTTTTTCGCTTCGAATTGAGCCTGAATGTATGCAGCCGCCTCGCCATACTCCTGTCCACCTGTTCGCCCAAAAGATAAGATTCAAAACCAGATTTAGATAGCCCAAAGGCAACGAGAGGCATCGGCTTACCTGTGTACTCGGGGAAGCAAATTGTCAGTGGACTCTTGCGTATCTTCTCCTCGAACAGATCCTTCTTGTTCAGGAACAATATGATCGAGGTGTCCGTAAACCATTTGTTGTTGCAGATCGAATCGAACAGCTTCAGCGACTCTTGCATGCGGTTCTGAAAGTGGAATGAGTTGTGGAATCATCTGTATAGTGTCAGGGGCCGTCACCATCTCAAACATACCGTAGTTTCGTCCTCATGCAACACCTGATCGTACTCCGACATGGCTACGCAGAAGATGATCGCCGTGACATCCTCGAAGCAATGTATCCATTTCTTGCGCTCAGAACGCTGGCCGCCCACATCAAACAATCTGAAATCGCCGAAAGGGAAACATTAGTTCATTAGTCATAGCCCAACCACTGGAGCTGGAAGGCCTCCCCTTGAGACTTACTTAAAGTTGAGGTTTTTGAAGGAGAAGTGAACCTCAACGATGCCAGTGGTCTTGACACGAGTGCGCAAGATGTCCTGTTCAGTTGGCTGGTAGTCCTTGGCGCCTAACCGATCCAAATCGTCCAGgaaactgcaaaaaaaaaataacagagCAGGCAAAGAGGTTTTTCAGTAACCGAATTTGACTCGTCCGCACTCGTCCGTCGCTTGACCAGACAAATGCCTGTCTGTCTCGCCCCCCATGTGCCACGGCACCTCTCTCGAGTCCTGAGCAAACAATTAGGCCCCAGAGCAAAGCGCTGagcaaacaattaaaaataaaaacctgCCCAAGTCCTGGCCCGCAAAGGGAGAACAGAATATGCTTGCtcagccagcgccagcgcacAACTGATTTCCATGTCCAATTCGCTACACTGCGCGAAGAATTGTGCAATCTTTAAATAGATAAAATGAACGCCAAAGCCTGAAATGCAGATTCTTACACTGATTTAAGATATGGCTATGGATATGGCTATGGATAAGATATGGCTATGGCCGGGGAGTTCTTGAAGGACTTGAAGGTATTATAAATCTTAAACAGCGCTGCCACTATATTCTTCAGAAATTGGCTGGCCAAGATCTTAATTTGGTTATTCAAAATGATTTTCATTTCCGTGCCATTAGTGCCAAGAGAAACGTGGAGTGCTGGGCACCGTTGGGCTTTTTCTGGTTCTAATTTCCGTGTCAACAGATGAATGCTTTGCAACATACGAATGTGTCTATGCCTTGGACTCTAATTAGTTTTATTTGCCGGTTGTGTAACAGCTGTAGCCCTAGCTGTGGCACAGTCCCAGCCGCAATCACCCCCTCAAtcagtcagagtcagagttgGAGTGTGCCCCAACAAGTAGGTCGCCCAAGAGGAGTCCGCAGAGTCcagcctcagcttcagctccatctccagaGCGGTTGTTAGTCCATTCCAgcgtgtgtgttttggccGTAATTAACGTGAGGCACGCAATGATTTCTTTTcaaaaagagcaaaagcaCGCCAGACGCGGCCCAAGAGTTGCGGGGCAGCTGATATCATTTGTTGGTTGGGTCTGGATTCGGGTGACGGGTTCAGACGAGTCGTAAATAGTTTTGAAggttttctctttcttttgccTGGAatgggcctggcctggcctggcttggGTGAGGAATCTGCGCTCATTGCGGTCATCGCATGCGATCTCTTGTTGAGTTGGTCAGGCATTCGTTGGTCAACTGGTTTCTGCTTAAATTACACGCACAATTGCCCAACAACGTCGCCAAAGTACGCCCTGCCCCACGGATCACATTCATAATATCCGGCGGGCAGGTGGAATCAATTCACCGCCGACTCGCGGTCCGGCAACTCTGCGGctacggctgcggctgcggccgAGGAAATTGGCCCAGTCATGCCCAGTCGCCGTGGCATAACTACATATAGCTATAGCTAGTCCCATAAGtacaaccacagccacagaagaAGCCCCCCATTCAAGTGGAAAAGTTGGTCGAGTTGCAAGAGCAAACTGCATAATCGACCGATCGCATTTCTGTTACAATTTCTTAGACAAACGTTTACAGAAGGGGGCCAAAACGGATCCAGTTGCTGGCGATTGGGCCATCACATAGTTAGCACTTCGTGGGCAGAGATCGAGATCTCAGTTAACATGTCCGTCATaaaagttttctttctttattatGTCTGGACCGCAGCCAAACTCTTATGCAGGCAGCTGTGAGCCCGGAAAATGTGTTGTAATCCATGGCCGGGCAGGTGGCCCATACGTGTTCCAAACTGTGGATAGGAGATCGTGATGATACGAGTTACATGTACGAGGGGAAAGTGGGCCAGTCTCTAGAACGCTTTCGCAACTTTCCGATTCCATTCCAAGAATACTCACAGCATGGGCACAGCAAACAAAGAGAATCTTATTTCCCAAGAAAAGTGTAGGAACAGAAGAAGGAACTGGAGGATCGGTGTATCTCTTCGGATCTAGTGATTGGATTAGGATCAAAGATAATCCTCTTGTTGGTTTTGAACGTCTGGCAATATAAGTGCTAATAGAAGAAGCACCAATAGAAAAATACTGTTGTCGGCTGAAGGGAATCCAACCAAGCACTAATGTTTTATTATAACTCAACCAATTTTGCTATAGATCCGATGATCCAGGCTTTAAATATTGTTCTCCTACACATAGAAAAATCTACTGGTATGAGAGGAATTTCAATTCAGACTGGCAGCTCTTCTAACTTGTGGCAGGCACTTGCTAACTAAACTCATTTCCCTACCAGTTTATCTGAGATGGCCAAAGTCGTCAGGTggatttattttcaattaagtGATTTGCGCGTAATTTGGCCAAGCAAATGGCTCGTTAGTCTCAGTAAGTTTCAGCTTTACaataatttatttgctttgcacaATTTCCCACCgctacccctgcccctgccctctctctctctctcttactcaaTCTCTCATTAATGTCAATCACAAAAAAGGCCGTTATACTCGTTCGTTAGCCCCAACCTTTTGCTCTCTAATAACCAGTATCAAAAGCACTTTCAA is a window of Drosophila pseudoobscura strain MV-25-SWS-2005 chromosome 3, UCI_Dpse_MV25, whole genome shotgun sequence DNA encoding:
- the Galphao gene encoding G protein alpha o subunit isoform X1, which codes for MGCTTSAEERAAIQRSKQIEKNLKEDGIQAAKDIKLLLLGAGESGKSTIVKQMKIIHESGFTAEDFKQYRPVVYSNTIQSLVAILRAMPNLSIQYSNNERESDAKMVFDVCQRMHDTEPFSEELLAAMKRLWQDTGVQECFSRSNEYQLNDSAKYFLDDLDRLGAKDYQPTEQDILRTRVKTTGIVEVHFSFKNLNFKLFDVGGQRSERKKWIHCFEDVTAIIFCVAMSEYDQVLHEDETTNRMQESLKLFDSICNNKWFTDTSIILFLNKKDLFEEKIRKSPLTICFPEYTGGQEYGEAAAYIQAQFEAKNKSTSKEIYCHMTCATDTNNIQFVFDAVTDVIIANNLRGCGLY
- the Galphao gene encoding G protein alpha o subunit isoform X2 → MGCAQSAEERAAAARSRLIERNLKEDGIQAAKDIKLLLLGAGESGKSTIVKQMKIIHESGFTAEDFKQYRPVVYSNTIQSLVAILRAMPNLSIQYSNNERESDAKMVFDVCQRMHDTEPFSEELLAAMKRLWQDTGVQECFSRSNEYQLNDSAKYFLDDLDRLGAKDYQPTEQDILRTRVKTTGIVEVHFSFKNLNFKLFDVGGQRSERKKWIHCFEDVTAIIFCVAMSEYDQVLHEDETTNRMQESLKLFDSICNNKWFTDTSIILFLNKKDLFEEKIRKSPLTICFPEYTGGQEYGEAAAYIQAQFEAKNKSTSKEIYCHMTCATDTNNIQFVFDAVTDVIIANNLRGCGLY